A genomic window from Cyprinus carpio isolate SPL01 chromosome A2, ASM1834038v1, whole genome shotgun sequence includes:
- the LOC109067020 gene encoding transmembrane protein 68-like, producing the protein MSSVNESCLFENGSFSFLSCLVHVWEAGLGQLEDYLSFLEYLIWVFTPLAIVFILPFLIVILLYLSILFLHVYKRKNQLREAYSNNLWDGARKTLATLWDGHGAIWHGYEIHGLEKIPDEGPALIVYYHGAIPIDYYYFLASVIIQKGRTCHSVADHILFKVPGFKLLLEVFSVIHGPQEECVKALQNGHLLGISPGGVREALFSDETYPLLWGKRRGFAQVAIDSKVPVIPMFTRNLREGFRSLGTLRFYRWVYERFRLPIAPIYGGFPVKFRTYLGDPIPYDPKLNAAELAEKVQQAVQALIDKHQKIPGNILRALLERFQREHKED; encoded by the exons ATGTCCAGTGTGAATGAGTCCTGTCTGTTTGAGAACGGGTCCTTCAGCTTCCTCTCTTGCTTGGTTCATGTGTGGGAAGCAGGGCTCGGGCAGCTCGAAGACTACCTCAGTTTCTTGGAATATCTGATCTGGGTATTCACACCTCTAGCCATAGTCTTCATCCTGCCTTTTCTCATAGTCATCCTCCTCTATCTGTCCATACTCTTCCTCCATGTGTACAAACGTAAGAACCAGTTGAGGGAAGCTTATTCCAATAACCTGTGGGATGGTGCGAGAAAAACTCTGGCAACCCTATGGGATGGACATGGAGCTATTTGGCACG GTTATGAAATCCATGGTTTAGAAAAGATTCCAGATGAAGGACCTGCTCTTATAGTCTACTATCATGGAGCTATTCCTATAGACTACTATTATTTCTTGGCAAGTGTTATCATTCAAAAGGGAAGAACTTGTCATTCGGTGGCTGATCATATTCTGTTCAAGGTCCCAG GGTTTAAGCTCCTCTTGGAGGTGTTTAGTGTGATCCACGGGCCGCAGGAGGAGTGTGTGAAGGCCCTGCAGAACGGCCACCTCCTGGGCATCTCTCCTGGAGGAGTTCGGGAGGCCCTGTTCAGCGACGAGACATACCCTCTGCTTTGGGGCAAACGCAGAGGATTTGCACAAGTGGCCATTGACTCTAAAGTG CCAGTTATACCCATGTTTACTCGAAACCTGAGGGAGGGATTTCGCTCTCTTGGAACATTAA GATTTTACCGCTGGGTGTATGAGAGGTTTCGTCTACCGATAGCACCCATTTATGGAGGATTTCCAGTCAAATTTCGCACCTACTTGGGTGACCCCATTCCATACGACCCCAAACTCAATGCAGCTGAGTTGGCTGAAAAG GTGCAACAGGCAGTTCAAGCACTTATCGACAAACACCAGAAGATACCTGGAAACATCCTCCGAGCTCTTCTAGAGCGATTCCAAAGGGAACACAAAGAAGATTAG